Proteins encoded together in one Falco peregrinus isolate bFalPer1 chromosome 2, bFalPer1.pri, whole genome shotgun sequence window:
- the THAP9 gene encoding DNA transposase THAP9 codes for MGHRVPCRAGRAGAARRCWGAAMTRSCSALGCTTRDNGRSRERGISFHQFPVDAAQRREWIRAVNRVDPRSRQAWRPGPSAMLCSRHFTEADFERYGMRRKLRRGAVPSRFPRPEPRGAGRRSPPARALRQAGLTPAAEDHSYTAAGQRAAGAEARPAPAPPQKPPPAAGSRPAAQQPARVASILMELVDTQQLPEETVSLLQALVADLPCELHSWRHMTEYSPEMRQFACILHLYHVKAYDYLQKILPFPHPHSLTNWLSTNEATAGFSNDIFLCLEEKVERGERAYRYCTLMVQDMSLQKQQEWDPQTQRLTGFVDLGAGILDADEAPLASEAIILMAVGTLSPWMAPLGYFFVNSTTGHLLAQLLRQTISKLNNIGIMVLAVTSGATARGAETARALGIRIDPERIQCTFQHPPDSGHSITYFFDICHVLQLIRNALQCFQKIEWLSDTVWWQHVVELAALQEHRVLEPCSPKSCRLGSKESYHLKVNLATLLFSEGVADALEHLQKLGLASFQNCSGTVKFVRLMSRLCDVFHGRGPCRRGLERPLLAVDYTKISHLFNEAKSSFTTLTDSMGKYIIKSKRRLGLLSLLLNAESLQWLYTNYICPEGTPSHHLLACAFSLDPLELFLRALQQACGSSPTCTVFQAAYHRLLASCSLAPGLSRSSGAGNTSSLDISLSRRRDLTLGSIRAQYNPAHGKTLTKEYPYCAGLLLHGSALSNALTDLSLHAQSITCIAGFVAEQLASDLQCEACLASLFESDDSRPGCGSVLYIKKLGGVSLPSASVYHITNILERVLNRYGEVGDGNKTTKLWCLSLEEKVLQELLGESSLFPTLMNHLFDGELCINNHYTILVKEITRCYLNIRINCAKHLNLKYHRGGHRLKGKHLFPSPLGGSH; via the exons ATGGGCCATCGCGTTCCGTGCCGGGCCGGTCGtgccggcgcggcgcggcggtgctggggggcagccaTGACGCGGAGCTGCTCGGCGCTGGGCTGCACCACCCGCGACAACGGGCGGAGCCGGGAGCGCGGCATCTCCTTCCACCA GTTCCCGGTGGACGCCGCGCAGCGCCGTGAGTGGATCCGCGCCGTGAACCGCGTGGACCCGCGGAGCCGCCAGGCCTGGCGGCCGGGCCCCAGCGCCATGCTCTGCTCGCGGCACTTCACCGAGGCCGACTTCGAGCGCTACGGGATGCGGCGCAAGCTGAGGCGGGGGGCCGTGCCCTCCCGCTTCCCCCGCCCG GAGCCGCGGGGCGCCGGCCGGCGGAGCCCCCCCGCCCGAGCCCTGAGGCAGGCGGGCCTCACCCCCGCCGCCGAGGACCACAGCTACAccgcggcggggcagcgcgCAGCGGGCGCGGAGGcgcggccggccccggcccccccgcagAAGCCTCCCCCCGCGGCCGGGAGCCGCCCCGCCGCGCAGCAGCCCGCAAGGGTGGCCAGCATCCTGATGGAGCTGGTCGATACCCAGCAGCTTCCCGAGGAAACCGTGAGTTTGCTGCAGGCCCTGGTTGCAG ATCTGCCTTGTGAGTTACACAGCTGGAGGCACATGACAGAATACTCACCAGAAATGAGGCAATTCGCATGTATTCTCCACCTCTACCACGTTAAGGCCTATGATTATCTGCAGAAGATTCTTCCCTTCCCTCATCCTCACAGCCTGACCAA TTGGCTGTCTACTAATGAGGCTACTGCAGGCTTCAGCaatgacatttttctctgccttgAGGAAAAGGTGGAGAGAGGGGAACGGGCCTACCGCTACTGCACCCTGATGGTACAAGACATGtccctgcagaagcagcaggagtgGGACCCACAGACGCAGCGCCTGACAGGCTTTGTTGACTTGGGAGCAGGCATCCTTGATGCTGATGAAGCGCCGCTGGCCTCAGAAGCGATAATCCTCATGGCAGTCGGCACCTTGAGTCCCTGGATGGCTCCACTTGGCTACTTCTTTGTGAACAGCACGACTGGCCACTTACTTGCTCAGCTGCTTCGTCAGACCATCAGTAAGCTGAACAACATTGGCATCATGGTGTTGGCTGTGACGTCAGGTGCCACCGCTCGTGGTGCTGAGACTGCCAGAGCTCTGGGGATCAGGATAGATCCCGAAAGGATTCAGTGCACTTTCCAACATCCGCCAGACTCCGGTCACAGCATCACGTACTTCTTTGACATTTGCCATGTGCTGCAGCTAATAAGGAATGCTCTGCAGTGCTTCCAGAAGATAGAGTGGCTCAGTGACACCGTGTGGTGGCAGCATGTGGTGGAGCTGGCAGCTTTGCAGGAGCACAGGGTGTTAGAGCCATGCAGTCCCAAGTCATGTAGACTGGGGAGTAAGGAGAGTTACCACCTGAAGGTCAACCTTGCTACCCTGTTGTTCAGTGAGGGTGTTGCTGATGCACTGGAACACCTCCAGAAGCTGGGCCTAGCCTCATTCCAGAACTGCAGCGGTACCGTCAAGTTTGTGCGTTTGATGAGCCGTCTGTGCGACGTGTTTCATGGTAGAGGTCCCTGTAGAAGGGGACTTGAAAGGCCTTTGCTAGCTGTAGATTACACCAAAATAAGCCACCTCTTTAATGAGGCCAAGAGCTCCTTCACCACTTTAACAGACTCTATGGggaaatacattattaaaagCAAACGCAGACTAGGTCTTCTGAGTTTATTGCTCAATGCTGAAAGCCTCCAGTGGCTTTACACCAACTACATATGTCCAGAAGGCACTCCTTCCCACCACCTCCTGGCCTGTGCCTTCAGCCTTGACCCACTGGAGCTGTTTCTCAGGGCCCTCCAGCAAGCCTGCGGCAGCAGCCCCACCTGCACTGTGTTCCAGGCCGCTTACCACAGACTGctggccagctgcagcctggcaccagGCTTGTCACGCAGCAGCGGCGCAGGCAATACAAGCTCCTTGGACATATCCTTGTCTCGCAGGAGAGATCTGACCCTTGGCAGCATTCGTGCTCAGTATAACCCAGCTCATGGGAAGACACTGACAAAGGAGTACCCCTATTGTGCAGGCCTTCTTTTGCATGGCTCTGCACTGAGTAATGCACTGACAGACCTATCGCTGCACGCACAGAGCATCACCTGCATCGCAGGCTTTGTTGCTGAGCAATTAGCCTCTGACTTGCAATGCGAGGCTTGTCTTGCTTCCCTCTTTGAGTCAGATGACAGCAGGCCAGGATGCGGGTCAGTGCTTTACATAAAAAAGTTAGGTGGAGTGAGTCTGCCCTCAGCAAGTGTGTACCACATAACAAACATTTTGGAACGAGTCCTGAACCGGTATGGCGAAGTAGGAGACGGCAACAAAACCACTAAGCTATGGTGCTTGTCTCTAGAAGAGAAAGTCTTGCAGGAGCTTCTGGGAGAAAGTTCCCTCTTCCCTACTCTCATGAACCATTTATTTGATGGGGAGTTGTGCATCAACAATCACTACACAATCCTAGTAAAGGAAATAACACGATGTTATTTAAACATCAGAATAAACTGTGCCAAACACCTGAACTTGAAATACCATCGTGGAGGGCACAGACTGaagggaaaacatttgtttccatCACCACTGGGTGGCTCTCACTGA